One genomic window of Cellulophaga sp. Hel_I_12 includes the following:
- a CDS encoding DUF3347 domain-containing protein yields MKNLKMSIAAMLLLAVSFTNAQEKEKMNHDHGDMKMDHSKMKMDQMQDAKAEAVLADYFTLKDALVGDDTKKAAQSGTKLVASLKSFDKSSYTKEQQEELVDIIDDATEHAEHIVKSAIDHQREHFKTLSKDITDMVSITGTKNTLYEQFCPMYDKGSAWLSASNEVRNPYYGSKMLKCGKVQKTIQ; encoded by the coding sequence ATGAAAAATTTAAAAATGAGTATAGCAGCAATGCTATTGTTAGCCGTTTCTTTTACCAATGCACAGGAAAAGGAAAAAATGAATCACGATCATGGAGATATGAAAATGGATCATAGTAAAATGAAAATGGACCAAATGCAAGACGCCAAAGCAGAAGCAGTTCTTGCTGATTATTTTACTTTGAAAGATGCTTTAGTTGGAGATGACACAAAGAAAGCTGCACAATCAGGCACTAAATTAGTGGCCTCTCTCAAATCATTTGATAAGAGTAGCTATACTAAAGAACAACAAGAAGAACTAGTTGATATCATAGATGATGCCACTGAACACGCTGAACATATTGTTAAAAGTGCCATAGATCATCAACGAGAGCACTTTAAAACTTTGAGCAAAGATATTACAGATATGGTATCTATTACAGGGACAAAAAACACCTTGTACGAGCAATTTTGCCCAATGTATGACAAGGGTAGTGCTTGGTTAAGCGCAAGTAACGAAGTAAGAAATCCATATTATGGCAGTAAAATGCTTAAATGTGGTAAAGTTCAAAAAACTATTCAGTAG
- a CDS encoding class I SAM-dependent methyltransferase yields MIVNNNKEYIPALGYDWLTNFYDKAIKFTMPEKEFRNKLIDYLNPGNNEQILEFGFGTGQNLILASERNINTHYVGLDIDPKVKYIAQEKLTKRQINIKLDLYDGTVFPYADNTFDKVFSSLVFHQLDKETKTSCLNEINRVLKPKGELIVGDWGEPKSKLMRILFYVVQILDGFETTSDNVKGLMPHFISNTGFSNVQELSYINTKIGSYCYYKGLKK; encoded by the coding sequence ATGATAGTAAATAATAACAAAGAATATATACCTGCTTTAGGCTATGATTGGCTAACAAATTTTTATGATAAGGCTATCAAATTCACAATGCCAGAGAAAGAATTTAGAAATAAATTGATTGATTATTTAAATCCAGGTAATAACGAGCAAATTCTTGAATTCGGATTTGGTACAGGTCAGAATTTGATTTTAGCAAGTGAGAGAAATATAAATACTCATTATGTAGGTTTAGATATTGATCCAAAGGTGAAATATATTGCTCAAGAAAAATTAACTAAAAGGCAAATTAATATCAAGCTTGATCTATATGATGGAACTGTTTTTCCATATGCAGATAATACTTTTGATAAAGTGTTCAGTTCATTGGTATTTCATCAGCTTGATAAAGAGACTAAAACTTCATGTTTAAATGAAATTAATAGAGTTCTTAAACCAAAGGGAGAATTAATAGTTGGGGATTGGGGTGAGCCAAAATCTAAATTGATGAGAATCTTATTTTATGTAGTACAAATTCTTGATGGATTTGAAACAACTTCTGATAATGTAAAAGGATTAATGCCACATTTTATAAGTAATACAGGATTTTCTAACGTTCAAGAATTGAGTTATATCAATACAAAAATTGGGAGCTATTGTTATTATAAAGGATTAAAAAAATAA
- a CDS encoding potassium channel family protein encodes MQKTIDISEFSSFYKQLFKKLLLTTILVVVISLSYVLLTSLNVTHPTLSYIIVVLASIKAFFIVRLTFIQLTKIIGESHKLSHVLTLFGVLILLIVLSFSFDYHALYATNVDSFKTTLTGNTSLIGQFFEFLYFSLITFSSVGFGDIVPISVVGKIIVMLEVLLSFFVLVFGIANINRIHVDK; translated from the coding sequence ATGCAAAAAACAATTGATATATCAGAGTTCAGTAGCTTCTACAAACAGCTATTTAAGAAGCTTTTATTAACGACAATTTTGGTTGTAGTTATCTCACTGAGCTATGTCTTGTTGACGTCCCTTAATGTTACTCATCCAACCCTATCATATATTATAGTGGTGTTGGCATCTATAAAAGCTTTTTTTATTGTACGTCTAACCTTCATCCAGCTCACTAAAATAATTGGCGAAAGCCATAAACTTAGTCACGTGTTAACACTTTTTGGAGTTTTAATTCTCTTAATAGTGTTGTCATTCTCATTCGATTATCACGCCTTATATGCAACAAATGTTGATAGTTTCAAAACAACATTGACAGGAAACACATCATTAATTGGTCAATTTTTCGAGTTTTTATATTTCAGTTTAATCACTTTTTCTTCAGTTGGCTTTGGAGATATCGTTCCAATTTCTGTTGTAGGAAAAATAATAGTAATGCTAGAAGTCCTTTTAAGCTTTTTTGTTTTGGTTTTTGGTATTGCCAATATTAATAGAATACACGTGGATAAATAA
- a CDS encoding nuclear transport factor 2 family protein has product MKVLKLITLVTVLIASVNFTNAQNSKDTADKQDVIAVMKSYKDALQNLTTEGTFELFTEDSKVFESGGVEGSYAHYIENHLGPELGHFKSFTFSDYEIDVQVDGIYAFTTETYLYTIVLKPNDKGESRTIAKKGVATSILKQIDEKWKIIKTHSSSRNKK; this is encoded by the coding sequence ATGAAAGTACTAAAATTAATTACACTAGTAACTGTTCTTATTGCATCAGTCAATTTTACCAATGCACAAAATAGCAAGGATACAGCAGATAAGCAAGACGTTATCGCCGTAATGAAATCATACAAGGATGCTTTGCAAAACTTAACTACAGAGGGAACATTTGAGTTGTTTACCGAAGATTCTAAAGTATTTGAATCTGGAGGTGTAGAAGGTTCTTATGCGCATTACATTGAAAATCATCTAGGACCAGAATTGGGTCACTTTAAAAGCTTCACTTTTTCAGATTATGAAATCGATGTTCAGGTTGATGGCATTTATGCCTTTACAACTGAAACCTATTTATATACCATTGTATTAAAGCCCAATGATAAAGGCGAAAGTAGAACTATAGCTAAGAAAGGAGTAGCAACTTCCATTCTAAAGCAAATAGATGAAAAATGGAAAATTATTAAAACTCATTCTTCTTCAAGAAATAAAAAATAA
- a CDS encoding DUF2911 domain-containing protein — translation MLCALLFTSCKQDKKEKKKTPEQSQTETTSKPSKKILSPHTSTMAMIGDAHIHIDYSSPGVRNRIIFGGLLAYDQVWQAGAHNATWLETNKDLTIEGKELKAGKYGFFVIPNEKEWTIIFNTNWDQHGKDEYDEKDDVWQFKVTPQMSEEVQEHLEYKIVKTSDTSGTVSLSWEKVFVIFPFEVN, via the coding sequence ATGTTATGTGCTCTTCTTTTTACGTCTTGTAAGCAAGATAAAAAAGAAAAAAAGAAAACTCCAGAACAATCACAAACTGAAACTACATCTAAGCCGTCAAAGAAAATATTAAGTCCACATACTTCAACTATGGCAATGATAGGTGATGCTCATATTCATATCGACTATTCATCACCTGGAGTTCGAAATAGAATAATATTTGGTGGATTGTTGGCCTACGATCAGGTGTGGCAAGCTGGCGCACATAATGCAACTTGGTTAGAAACTAATAAAGATTTAACCATTGAAGGAAAAGAGTTGAAAGCTGGCAAATACGGATTCTTTGTAATTCCTAATGAGAAAGAATGGACAATCATTTTCAATACCAATTGGGATCAACACGGTAAAGATGAATATGACGAGAAAGATGATGTATGGCAATTTAAAGTAACCCCTCAAATGTCCGAAGAAGTTCAGGAACATTTAGAATATAAGATAGTAAAGACTTCCGATACATCAGGCACAGTGAGTTTGAGTTGGGAGAAGGTCTTTGTTATATTTCCATTTGAAGTAAATTAA
- a CDS encoding PepSY domain-containing protein — MVKRKTALKIRKAHRYLGLFLGVQFLMWTISGMYFSWTDIDDIHGDQFRNLEYQPKAFNNLISPSQLEVAKGINSIEMRDINGVPYYWINQEQLYNASNGELRVGITETEALYVANQFMDSSLEFNNVVRINEVDKKHEYREKLLPAYVISYDNDEAIKSYVSVNDGKFQTVRHRSWRWFDFLWMTHTMDYEGRDNFNTIVLRGFSLLGLITVLSGFLLWYTSSQTIRKIKKRI; from the coding sequence ATGGTAAAAAGGAAGACAGCATTAAAAATTAGAAAAGCACATCGTTATTTGGGCCTCTTTTTAGGTGTCCAATTTTTAATGTGGACTATCAGCGGGATGTATTTTAGTTGGACGGATATTGATGATATACACGGTGATCAGTTCAGGAATTTAGAGTACCAGCCTAAAGCGTTTAATAACCTAATTAGTCCATCTCAACTGGAAGTTGCCAAAGGAATCAACAGTATTGAAATGCGGGACATTAATGGTGTACCATATTACTGGATAAACCAAGAACAACTTTATAATGCCTCAAATGGAGAATTAAGGGTAGGAATTACAGAAACTGAAGCTCTGTATGTAGCCAATCAGTTTATGGACAGCTCGTTAGAGTTTAATAATGTGGTACGGATAAATGAAGTCGATAAAAAACACGAGTATCGCGAAAAACTATTGCCGGCCTATGTGATTTCTTACGATAATGATGAAGCTATCAAATCGTATGTATCTGTTAATGACGGCAAATTCCAAACCGTAAGACACCGCAGTTGGCGTTGGTTCGACTTCTTATGGATGACACATACTATGGACTATGAAGGAAGGGATAATTTCAATACAATCGTTTTAAGGGGATTTTCACTTTTAGGACTAATTACTGTATTAAGTGGATTTTTACTTTGGTACACGTCATCACAAACCATTAGAAAAATAAAAAAAAGAATTTGA
- a CDS encoding AraC family transcriptional regulator, which translates to MSSTIHIKNMVCPRCISAVSNILKELTIPHSSIKLGEVELTTPLNEETKNIFSKALQDSGFSLINNRKSQLIEQMKTLIVDKIYHSTVELNIKWADYLSEKLHLDYKYLSSLFSSVESITFEQYIINQKIERIKELIVYDELTLSEIAFKLHYSSVAYLSNQFKKVTGMTPTQFKKSVNKNRKSLDDI; encoded by the coding sequence ATGAGTTCTACAATCCACATAAAAAATATGGTTTGTCCAAGATGTATCTCGGCAGTATCCAACATTTTAAAAGAGCTAACTATTCCTCATAGCTCAATTAAATTAGGAGAGGTTGAATTAACAACGCCTTTAAATGAGGAAACTAAAAACATTTTTTCTAAAGCACTTCAAGATTCAGGCTTCAGCTTAATCAACAATCGTAAAAGCCAACTTATTGAACAAATGAAAACTTTGATTGTAGATAAAATCTATCATTCAACTGTTGAACTAAATATTAAATGGGCAGACTATTTAAGTGAAAAATTGCATCTTGATTATAAATATTTAAGTTCCCTATTCTCGTCGGTAGAAAGTATCACGTTTGAGCAGTACATCATCAACCAAAAAATAGAACGGATTAAAGAACTTATAGTTTATGACGAATTAACCTTGAGTGAGATAGCTTTTAAACTTCATTATAGTAGTGTCGCGTATTTAAGCAATCAGTTTAAAAAGGTTACAGGAATGACACCTACACAGTTTAAAAAATCTGTGAATAAGAACCGAAAATCTTTGGATGATATTTGA
- a CDS encoding cation transporter — translation MLKTIFEITKMDCPSEENLIRMKLDVISEIKNLDFDIANRKLTVFHQGQIEEIEQSILQLNLGGKLLTTEETDQIEFKEETNQKKLLWTVLGINFAFFVIEMVTGLISKSMGLVADSLDMLADSFVYGISLFAIGGTLIKKKRIAKIAGYFQILLATIGFLEVLRRFFGAEKLPDFSTMIIVSIFALIANGICLYILQKSKSKDEAHMKASMIFTSNDVIINTGVIIAGLLVYWLNSNKPDLIVGTIVFILVIQGAFRILKLSK, via the coding sequence GTGCTAAAAACAATATTTGAAATAACCAAAATGGACTGCCCTTCGGAAGAAAATCTAATCCGAATGAAATTGGACGTAATTTCAGAAATTAAAAATCTTGACTTTGATATCGCTAACCGAAAACTGACCGTTTTTCACCAAGGTCAAATTGAGGAAATAGAACAATCAATTTTACAACTTAATTTAGGCGGAAAATTATTGACAACAGAAGAAACAGACCAAATCGAATTCAAAGAAGAAACAAATCAAAAAAAATTACTTTGGACAGTTCTCGGAATCAACTTTGCTTTCTTTGTTATTGAAATGGTAACAGGCTTGATTTCAAAATCAATGGGACTTGTTGCGGACAGTTTGGATATGTTAGCTGACAGTTTTGTTTATGGAATTAGCTTATTCGCTATTGGCGGCACATTAATCAAAAAGAAAAGAATAGCTAAAATTGCAGGATATTTTCAAATACTACTTGCTACAATAGGATTTTTGGAAGTTTTAAGACGGTTTTTCGGAGCGGAAAAACTTCCCGACTTTTCCACAATGATTATCGTTTCGATATTTGCACTTATAGCAAACGGAATTTGTCTTTACATTTTACAAAAGTCAAAAAGTAAAGACGAGGCACATATGAAAGCAAGTATGATTTTTACCTCAAATGATGTAATTATAAATACAGGTGTAATTATTGCAGGACTTTTAGTTTACTGGTTGAATTCTAATAAGCCAGATTTGATTGTAGGAACAATAGTCTTTATTTTAGTTATTCAAGGTGCTTTTAGGATATTAAAGTTAAGTAAGTAA
- a CDS encoding cation-translocating P-type ATPase has product METINVFETKEKNHEQGIKESFPVTGMTCASCASSVESVLKHTAGVFDASVNFANSSVLVEYDKELSPNQLQNALREVGYDIIIDAENPSEVQQELQQKHYQDIKNRTIWSAILTLPIFVLGMFFMQWEPGKWISLVLTFPILFWFGRSFFINAFKQAKHGKANMDTLVALSTGIAFIFSVFNTFFPEFWLSRGIEPHVYYEAATVIITFISLGKLLEEKAKSNTSSAIKKLMGLQPKTLKIIENGEEKEIPISSVQVGQTILVRPGEKIPVDGEVSKGSSYVDESMITGEPVPVEKIKDEKVFAGTVNQKGSFQFTAEKVGGETLLSQIIKMVQEAQGSKAPVQKLVDKIAGIFVPVVLVISIITFIVWMSVGGDNAFSQALLTSVAVLVIACPCALGLATPTAIMVGIGKGAENNILIKDAESLELGYKVNAIILDKTGTITEGKPLVTDIIWKDKLENSNEYKQILLAIEAQSEHPLAEAIVNHLKDEKVEQAEIASFESITGKGVKAQTENGSQYYVGNHKLMLEKNIQIDHSLMQIAESLEEQAKTVIFFGNEKQVLAILAIADKIKETSKRAIATLQERGIEVYMLTGDNNKTASAVAKQVGITNYQGEVMPSDKAAFVEKLQADGKIVAMVGDGINDSQALAQANVSIAMGKGSDIAMDVAKMTLITSDLQSIPKALELSKRTVLGIRQNLFWAFIYNLIGIPIAAGVLYPVNGFLLDPMIAGMAMAFSSVSVVLNSLRLKRVKL; this is encoded by the coding sequence ATGGAGACAATTAACGTATTTGAAACTAAAGAAAAGAACCACGAACAGGGTATAAAAGAATCATTTCCTGTTACAGGAATGACCTGCGCATCGTGTGCATCAAGTGTTGAATCTGTATTAAAACACACAGCAGGAGTATTTGATGCCAGCGTAAACTTTGCCAATAGTTCTGTTCTTGTCGAATACGACAAAGAGTTGAGTCCTAATCAACTTCAAAATGCACTTCGCGAAGTGGGTTATGACATTATCATTGATGCGGAGAATCCTTCAGAAGTACAACAAGAACTACAGCAAAAACATTATCAAGACATAAAAAACCGTACTATCTGGTCGGCCATACTTACTCTTCCCATTTTTGTATTAGGAATGTTTTTTATGCAATGGGAACCAGGTAAGTGGATTTCTTTGGTGTTAACTTTTCCAATTCTTTTTTGGTTTGGGCGTAGCTTTTTCATCAACGCTTTCAAGCAAGCCAAACACGGTAAAGCAAATATGGATACCTTGGTAGCTTTGAGCACAGGAATCGCTTTTATCTTTAGTGTATTCAATACCTTTTTTCCAGAATTTTGGTTGAGCCGTGGTATTGAACCTCACGTTTATTATGAAGCGGCTACGGTAATTATAACTTTTATTTCCTTGGGAAAATTATTGGAGGAAAAGGCAAAATCAAATACGTCTTCAGCCATCAAAAAACTAATGGGTCTTCAGCCCAAAACCCTAAAAATAATTGAGAATGGAGAAGAAAAGGAAATCCCTATTTCATCTGTACAGGTGGGTCAGACCATTTTGGTACGTCCTGGAGAAAAGATTCCTGTAGATGGAGAAGTTTCCAAGGGAAGCTCGTATGTAGATGAAAGTATGATTACGGGAGAACCTGTTCCAGTTGAAAAAATAAAAGATGAAAAAGTATTTGCAGGCACGGTAAACCAAAAAGGGAGCTTTCAATTTACTGCCGAAAAAGTAGGTGGAGAAACCTTACTATCACAAATCATTAAAATGGTTCAGGAAGCTCAAGGAAGCAAGGCGCCGGTTCAAAAGCTGGTTGATAAGATTGCCGGAATATTTGTTCCTGTCGTATTAGTCATTTCTATCATTACATTCATTGTCTGGATGTCAGTTGGTGGCGATAACGCATTTTCACAAGCCTTGTTGACCTCTGTAGCCGTGTTGGTTATCGCTTGTCCTTGCGCATTGGGCTTGGCAACACCTACCGCAATTATGGTGGGAATTGGTAAAGGCGCAGAAAATAATATTTTGATAAAGGATGCCGAAAGTTTAGAACTCGGTTATAAAGTGAATGCTATTATCCTTGATAAAACGGGTACAATTACCGAAGGAAAACCCTTAGTAACTGATATAATTTGGAAGGATAAACTTGAAAATAGCAATGAATACAAGCAAATTCTTTTGGCTATAGAAGCACAATCGGAACATCCTTTGGCGGAAGCAATAGTCAACCATTTAAAAGATGAAAAGGTTGAACAAGCTGAAATTGCTTCTTTTGAAAGTATTACAGGAAAAGGCGTAAAAGCTCAAACAGAAAACGGTTCACAATACTATGTTGGAAACCATAAATTAATGCTTGAGAAAAATATTCAAATCGACCATTCTTTAATGCAAATAGCAGAAAGTCTCGAAGAGCAGGCTAAAACGGTCATATTCTTTGGTAATGAAAAACAAGTGCTGGCGATACTCGCCATTGCAGACAAGATTAAGGAAACTTCAAAAAGGGCTATAGCAACGCTTCAAGAAAGAGGTATCGAGGTCTATATGCTCACAGGAGATAATAATAAAACCGCATCTGCTGTCGCAAAACAAGTAGGAATAACAAATTACCAAGGCGAAGTAATGCCTTCGGACAAGGCAGCTTTTGTTGAAAAATTGCAGGCGGATGGAAAGATTGTCGCAATGGTTGGCGATGGTATTAATGATTCCCAGGCTTTGGCGCAAGCCAATGTGAGTATTGCAATGGGAAAAGGTTCAGATATAGCGATGGACGTAGCAAAAATGACCTTGATAACATCAGATTTACAATCCATTCCAAAAGCGTTGGAACTATCAAAAAGAACCGTGTTGGGCATACGTCAGAATCTATTTTGGGCATTCATTTATAATCTCATCGGTATTCCAATAGCAGCAGGCGTTTTGTATCCCGTTAATGGATTTTTATTGGACCCAATGATTGCAGGAATGGCAATGGCTTTCAGCAGCGTATCTGTAGTTCTAAATAGCTTAAGACTTAAACGAGTAAAACTTTAA
- a CDS encoding heavy-metal-associated domain-containing protein, with translation MKTLKFKTNINCGGCVSKVTPFLNKQEGVESWEVDTANPDKILTIESDGATEEDVKATLQKVGFKAEPVD, from the coding sequence ATGAAAACTTTAAAATTTAAAACAAATATCAATTGTGGTGGTTGTGTATCAAAAGTAACCCCATTTTTAAATAAGCAAGAAGGTGTAGAAAGTTGGGAAGTGGATACCGCTAATCCTGATAAAATCCTGACTATTGAAAGCGATGGTGCTACAGAAGAAGATGTAAAGGCTACCCTGCAAAAAGTTGGCTTTAAAGCGGAACCTGTAGATTAA
- a CDS encoding zinc-dependent peptidase — translation MVYILILVVILLFAIHFYRKAKRNSVKPFPEHWDKLLIDNVLFYRNLSKGRQLIFQRKMMLFLSEVYIDGVQFELEELDKILIAASAVIPVFGFKEWHYTNLSGILLYPDYFNEDMQFSSKDNSRNIGGIVGNGRFEKQMILSKKALYHGFKNTTDKSNTGIHEFVHLIDKLDDSTDGVPERLLEHQYALPWLNLIHKEMEAINDNHSDIRKYGGTNQAEFFAVASEYFFERPDLLKKKHPDLYKMLVKCFNQKLADPI, via the coding sequence ATGGTTTATATTTTAATTTTGGTTGTGATTCTTCTGTTTGCTATTCATTTTTATCGAAAAGCGAAACGGAATAGCGTAAAGCCATTTCCAGAGCATTGGGATAAATTATTAATTGATAATGTGCTGTTTTATAGAAATCTATCAAAAGGCAGACAGCTAATTTTTCAGCGAAAAATGATGCTATTTTTAAGTGAGGTTTATATAGATGGTGTGCAGTTTGAATTGGAAGAATTGGACAAGATTTTAATTGCGGCAAGCGCAGTAATCCCTGTTTTTGGTTTTAAAGAATGGCATTACACCAACTTAAGCGGTATCCTTTTATATCCAGATTATTTTAATGAGGATATGCAATTTAGTAGTAAGGATAACTCAAGAAATATTGGTGGAATAGTTGGGAATGGACGTTTTGAGAAGCAAATGATTTTATCTAAAAAAGCCTTGTACCACGGCTTTAAAAACACAACCGATAAAAGCAATACTGGCATACACGAATTTGTGCACCTTATTGATAAGCTGGATGATAGTACAGATGGAGTTCCAGAGCGATTATTAGAACATCAATATGCATTACCTTGGTTGAATTTAATTCATAAGGAAATGGAAGCCATAAACGACAACCATTCTGATATCCGAAAATATGGAGGTACAAATCAAGCTGAATTTTTTGCAGTAGCTTCAGAATATTTCTTCGAGCGTCCAGACTTACTCAAAAAGAAACATCCTGACCTATATAAAATGTTGGTAAAATGTTTCAATCAAAAATTAGCGGATCCAATTTAA
- a CDS encoding site-specific integrase, with product MSSNAKIVLRKKPNKEGHCPLCIRITKNRRSNYHYIGHNIDPNDWDGKNIRVRKSHPYSDRLNGLLSTKLSEANKMLIDLQSSKKDISANQIKEKLYASSESVTFFEVAQDFLDDLKANEKLSRLSTDKARINHVLKFTTSKQLTFQEIDENFLKKFKTYLRKKHNLSERSIVNNLIVIRTIYNRAIKLGIVDRKLYPFGSDKIRIKFPETEKIGLTRNEVIELESVENLNKNETHARNLWLFSFYFAGIRVADILKIRWNDIFDNRLHYRMNKNSKLLSLKIPDKVFPILKDYINDKQSDEDFIFPEMKKADLKDAKDVYAKTKTANKKFNKYLVTVADKAKISKKVTMHIARHTFGNISEDKIPINMLQKLYRHSSITTTINYQSNFMHRDADDALDSVVNF from the coding sequence ATGTCATCAAATGCAAAAATAGTACTTCGGAAAAAGCCTAATAAAGAAGGGCATTGTCCTCTTTGTATTCGTATTACTAAAAACCGTCGCTCAAATTATCATTATATAGGTCATAATATTGATCCTAATGATTGGGATGGGAAAAATATTAGAGTTAGAAAATCACACCCTTACTCAGATAGGTTAAATGGTTTGCTTAGTACTAAACTGTCTGAGGCGAATAAGATGCTGATTGATTTGCAATCGAGCAAAAAGGATATATCGGCCAATCAAATAAAAGAGAAACTTTATGCTTCTTCGGAATCAGTTACTTTTTTCGAAGTAGCACAAGATTTTCTTGATGATTTAAAGGCAAATGAAAAGCTGTCTAGGCTTTCAACAGATAAAGCAAGAATTAATCACGTTTTAAAATTTACCACATCAAAGCAGCTTACCTTTCAAGAAATTGATGAAAATTTTTTAAAGAAATTTAAAACCTACCTCCGTAAAAAACACAACCTATCAGAAAGGTCGATAGTAAATAATCTTATTGTGATTAGAACTATCTATAACAGAGCCATTAAATTGGGTATCGTAGATAGAAAACTTTACCCATTCGGTTCAGATAAAATACGGATTAAGTTCCCTGAAACTGAAAAGATAGGTCTTACTCGAAATGAAGTCATAGAGCTAGAGTCAGTTGAAAACCTTAACAAGAATGAAACTCACGCCCGAAATCTCTGGCTTTTCAGTTTTTACTTTGCTGGCATCCGTGTAGCTGATATATTAAAAATTCGTTGGAACGACATTTTTGATAATAGACTTCACTATCGAATGAACAAGAATTCAAAACTATTATCCCTAAAAATTCCAGATAAAGTTTTTCCAATTTTGAAAGATTACATAAATGACAAGCAGAGCGATGAGGACTTTATATTTCCTGAAATGAAAAAAGCCGATTTAAAAGATGCTAAAGATGTTTATGCTAAAACAAAAACCGCCAATAAGAAATTCAATAAATATTTGGTAACAGTAGCTGATAAAGCCAAAATATCAAAAAAGGTAACTATGCATATTGCTAGACATACATTTGGGAATATATCGGAAGATAAAATCCCAATTAATATGCTCCAAAAATTATACAGACATTCATCGATTACCACTACAATAAATTATCAATCTAACTTTATGCATAGAGATGCGGATGACGCATTAGATAGTGTGGTAAATTTTTGA
- a CDS encoding DUF58 domain-containing protein → MNVQSELDKATLFQNLELLASQVVEGFISGIHKSPFHGFSAEFAEHKIYNNGESTKHIDWKLFAKTDKLYTKRYEEETNLRCHMILDNSSSMYYPEIKKLDISHLNKIGFGVLAIAALMHILKKQRDAVGLSIYADKDTFYTSEKSSERHHQMLLAKLNEVCNAVRGASETKTYTYLHLIAEKLKRRSLLFLFSDMFQTETEDAQLFEALRHLKYNKHEVVLFHLLDHQKEVAFEFENTPKRFVDVETGMSIDLYAENIQKAYQQKISEYIQQLKLKCAQYKIKYVPVDINGDFSTILNTYISERKNFL, encoded by the coding sequence ATGAATGTACAGTCAGAATTAGACAAAGCTACCTTATTTCAAAACTTAGAATTATTGGCAAGCCAAGTGGTTGAGGGTTTTATTAGTGGCATCCACAAAAGTCCGTTTCATGGCTTTTCTGCAGAATTTGCGGAACATAAAATCTATAACAACGGCGAAAGCACGAAGCATATAGACTGGAAACTTTTTGCGAAAACCGATAAGTTGTACACGAAGCGTTACGAAGAAGAAACGAATTTACGATGTCACATGATTTTAGACAATTCGTCTTCTATGTACTATCCTGAAATCAAAAAACTAGACATTAGCCATTTAAACAAAATAGGTTTTGGTGTTTTAGCGATTGCTGCCCTTATGCATATTTTAAAAAAGCAAAGAGATGCTGTTGGTTTAAGTATTTATGCGGATAAAGACACATTTTATACTTCAGAAAAAAGTAGTGAGCGCCACCATCAAATGTTGCTAGCCAAATTAAATGAGGTTTGTAATGCGGTAAGAGGGGCATCAGAAACCAAAACCTATACCTATTTACATTTAATTGCAGAAAAGCTAAAACGGAGAAGCCTATTATTCTTGTTTAGCGATATGTTTCAAACCGAAACAGAAGATGCCCAATTATTTGAGGCACTGCGCCATTTAAAATACAACAAACATGAAGTAGTTTTATTTCATTTACTTGATCATCAAAAAGAGGTAGCTTTTGAATTTGAAAACACGCCAAAGCGCTTTGTAGATGTTGAAACGGGGATGTCTATAGATTTGTATGCCGAAAATATTCAAAAAGCCTATCAGCAAAAAATAAGCGAATATATACAGCAACTAAAGCTAAAATGTGCACAGTATAAAATTAAATATGTGCCTGTTGATATTAATGGCGATTTTTCTACCATATTGAATACCTACATCAGCGAAAGGAAAAACTTCTTATAG